ACTGACTTTCTAGGGGGACCAGTGGCAGTGCCGCCGGTTTCCGTTGATCTTCCAACATCGCTGCCAGTCGATCGGTGGGGAATATCAATCAATGCTGCTTTTCGCAATTTTGATTTTGCCATCGATGATTCTGGCCGTTTCGGGACCCGAATTAGCGAAGCGAGAGAACTTGTACCGTGGTTTGTCTGGTGACCGGGCGATGGCATTGGCGATGCGAATCTGGATTGGTTGCAACTTGAGCGCTCTTATTTCAGCGTCAGTGTTGCCGCCGATTCCAGCGTGTGCGATGCCTCTTAAGGCACCCCATACGGTGACATCTCCTTCTGCCATCACTTCTGCTCCCGGATTGACGTCGCCTATGATCACGAGGTGACCTTTATGGCTGACGGTTTGTCCGGAACGCAAATGCTGTCTCAAATAGAGGACCGCCGGTACCGGTGGCACTGCCGGTTTGGGTGGAGATTGACGTTCCTCGTCTTCATCGTCGATATCGTCTGCACTGCTGTCCGCAGCTGACTCCACTTGCGAGTCGGCTGATTGATCAGCGTCTGCAAGAGCATCTACGACAGCATCTGTATCTGTCACAGCCTCAGCCGCTGCGTCAGCAACACCGTCTTCAGTTTCATTGAACGATTGCCGGGTTACCTTCACCAGTTTTTTAGTATCGCCTGCAGTGGCGGCAGCTGCTTCAGCTGTGACCCCTACTGAAACTTCCGCAGGGATGCTTTCATGAGTTAAAGTCGACGCGAATTCAACAGCTTCGTCCGTCT
Above is a genomic segment from Candidatus Melainabacteria bacterium containing:
- the minC gene encoding septum site-determining protein MinC, with product MSKIAIISQPDQGVLIDVGGCGSLQEAVSHLSNTLQVSNQFWKGVDVALNLGTLELTPPQVAQILAIAKGVGAAPRHVFSENEPTRASLRSLQVKIGRGKPMRLPEIKIDALTQHELVEEEESSSMQMGSAKKAESVTVYETDEAVEFASTLTHESIPAEVSVGVTAEAAAATAGDTKKLVKVTRQSFNETEDGVADAAAEAVTDTDAVVDALADADQSADSQVESAADSSADDIDDEDEERQSPPKPAVPPVPAVLYLRQHLRSGQTVSHKGHLVIIGDVNPGAEVMAEGDVTVWGALRGIAHAGIGGNTDAEIRALKLQPIQIRIANAIARSPDKPRYKFSRFANSGPETARIIDGKIKIAKSSID